DNA sequence from the Thermococcus gammatolerans EJ3 genome:
CTACAACGTCACATTTGCCCTTAGGGCGATGGTCACTTACTACGTCACTCCCAACGGGAGGGACATCTACAAGAAGGACTTCTACCTTGAACCACACCAGGACATCATAACCTACGTCCCAATCAAAGAGCTGAGCGTCAAAGCCGGCGATAACAGGATAAGCGCCCACGTTAGCGTTCCGAGCGACATTTTCAGCACCTACGTGGAGAAGCTGAAGCAGAAGTACGGCGACAACGTTGTGGTTTACAGGAAGAGGCTCGAACCGGTCTTCATCACCGAGAAGGAGTACGTGGTTTGGGAGGGGAGTTAAGCTTTCTCCCCCCTAACCGCTATGAAGGCCGCGATTCCTTTGCACTTTTTGTAACATTTTTTGTCCACCTTCTCCGCGAGATCGAGAAACGGCCAGAATGAGGGGAAGAATATCACCCCTGCACTCTCAACGTTCTTGAAACCGGCTCCTCTCAGAAGGGCTTCGAGCTCCCTGGGCGTGTAAAAGCGCGCATAGCGGTAGGCAGTCTCCATGAAGAGGCTTTTAAGACGTTTGAAAAGGAACCAGAGGCTTCTACCGTTCATTGTGCCGATGAGCACTTCTCCCCCGGGCTTTAAAACCCGGTAGATCTCGGCAAGAACTTTCTCGGGTTCGTGGATAAACTCAAACATCGTGACGCTCAGCACGAGGTCAAAGCTTTCGTCTGGGAATGGCAGGCTGTAGGCGTTGCCCTTGATGCAGTTCAGGCCCTTTGAGCGGGCTATCCTGAGCATTCCCTCGCTAGCGTCCAGGCCTATTACGTCGAAGCCTCTCCTCTTGAGTTCGAGGGTGTAGTTGCCCGTCCCACAGCCAAGGTCGAGGGCCTCTCCTGATTTCGTCCGGAGCATCGAGAAAACAAGCCACTTCTCGATCCTGTCCACGTACCTTCCAGTTCTCGTCCTGTACCAGTCGTCGTACCTGTCCGCGATCCTGTCGAAGTACTCGGCCATTCAGACCCCCAGCTTACCCTCTATGCTGAGGGGTTTATCAATCCTGTCGTCTATCTTCAGGCTGATGACGACGCGCTTCGCCCCGGCCTTTAGGATAGCCTCGTGGCATTTTTTGACGAGCTCGAGAATCTCATCAACGGATCCCTCGACAACCGTCCCCATAGGACAGACCATGTACTTGAGGCCGCTCTTTTCTATGACTTCGATGACAGGTTCGAGGTACCTCCCAACGCTCGGGCTTTCGGTTCCGAGGGGAAAGAGGCACAGTTCGGCGACGGCCATAGGCATCACTCGTGCTCCTTTCTTTTCTTTTCCCTCTCGTGGATGTAGTCGAGGAGGGGTTTTATCCTTTTCCATACGTCCGGGATGAGGCCATCCCCGTCAACGCGGACGTAGATGCCTTTTGCCCTGTAAAACTTTATTATCGGTTCCATGTTTTTGATGTAGATCCGGTAGCGCTTTCTTACGACTTCCTCCCTATCATCGGTTCTCTGTATGAGCTTTGTTCCACAGACGTCGCAGATCCCCGGAACCTTTGGCGGGTTGTAGGTGATGTGGTAAACTGCCCCACAGTTCGGACATATCCTCCTGCCGGAGATTCTCTCAACGCTGGTATCCTCATCGATGAATATCTCCAGTGCCAGATCGAGCCTTATCCCGTGGTCGTAGAGGTAGTTCTCAAGGGCTATAACCTGCTCGGGCGTTCTCGGATACCCGTCCAGTATGAAGTTTTCCCTCTG
Encoded proteins:
- a CDS encoding class I SAM-dependent methyltransferase; this encodes MAEYFDRIADRYDDWYRTRTGRYVDRIEKWLVFSMLRTKSGEALDLGCGTGNYTLELKRRGFDVIGLDASEGMLRIARSKGLNCIKGNAYSLPFPDESFDLVLSVTMFEFIHEPEKVLAEIYRVLKPGGEVLIGTMNGRSLWFLFKRLKSLFMETAYRYARFYTPRELEALLRGAGFKNVESAGVIFFPSFWPFLDLAEKVDKKCYKKCKGIAAFIAVRGEKA
- a CDS encoding MTH1187 family thiamine-binding protein, translating into MAVAELCLFPLGTESPSVGRYLEPVIEVIEKSGLKYMVCPMGTVVEGSVDEILELVKKCHEAILKAGAKRVVISLKIDDRIDKPLSIEGKLGV
- a CDS encoding adenylate kinase; translation: MNILIFGPPGSGKSTHSRRIVEEYGLTYISSGDLIRGEIERKSSLGLEMAAYLSRGDLIPDTIVNTLIISRLRRQRENFILDGYPRTPEQVIALENYLYDHGIRLDLALEIFIDEDTSVERISGRRICPNCGAVYHITYNPPKVPGICDVCGTKLIQRTDDREEVVRKRYRIYIKNMEPIIKFYRAKGIYVRVDGDGLIPDVWKRIKPLLDYIHEREKKRKEHE